In Thermomonas paludicola, the following are encoded in one genomic region:
- a CDS encoding TonB-dependent receptor domain-containing protein — translation MSCRNTPLRVSALTLALALPALATASPDDAKTLDGVIVTATRTPTTVDAALAAVEVIDRTQIERSSAHSLPELLRGRAGITIVNQGGLGKLSTLFLRGTESDHTLFLIDGIRVGSPTSGLTSLQDIPLAQIERIEIVRGPRSSLYGADAIGGVIQIFTRQGAGQHGLQGRARVGAGSHGLREASAGIGLRGAHGGVSVDLAHQSTDGINACLGFYNPSNYSGAGCFIVPGTHLDRDGYRNNSASLRADFSPGDAWTFDAQAFRAIGHNDYDGDYVDNSDIVQQVVGGSVRWAPSSGIQFKLGMGRNTDDSDNSLGNIFANRYSTTRDSANLQGDFTVSPGQVLTAGLDWLRDRANVIDPWLPPYAPTRGNRAGFIQYQGDFGAQDWQVSVRRDNNDQFGGHTTGSIAWGMDIGAGWRVTASHGTAFKAPSFNELYYPGFSNPLLRPEDSRSSELSLARSGDDWQVQANAYQTRINDLIAYDALAGKPNNVETARIRGVELTGSAQLGQWHVRGQLGWLETRNLSAGFNHGKHLARRPSRSVRLDLDRDIGNWGVGISGIGESARWDDVGNTARVGGYGTVDARVSWRFSPAWTLQANVANAFDRRHETSAWYAQPGREYALSLRWQPE, via the coding sequence ATGTCTTGCCGCAACACTCCACTCCGCGTCAGTGCGCTCACGCTTGCACTGGCGCTGCCCGCGTTGGCGACAGCCTCCCCCGACGACGCAAAAACCCTGGATGGCGTGATCGTCACCGCCACCCGCACACCCACCACCGTTGACGCCGCGCTTGCCGCCGTGGAGGTCATCGACCGCACGCAGATCGAGCGCAGCAGCGCGCATTCCCTGCCGGAACTGCTGCGCGGCCGCGCCGGCATCACCATCGTCAATCAGGGCGGGCTGGGCAAGCTGAGCACGCTGTTCCTGCGCGGCACCGAATCCGACCACACCCTGTTCCTCATCGATGGCATCCGCGTGGGCTCGCCCACTTCCGGGCTGACCTCGTTGCAGGACATCCCGCTGGCGCAGATCGAGCGCATCGAAATCGTGCGCGGCCCGCGTTCCTCGCTGTACGGCGCCGATGCCATCGGCGGCGTCATCCAGATCTTCACCCGACAGGGCGCGGGCCAACACGGCCTGCAAGGGCGCGCGCGCGTCGGTGCCGGCAGTCACGGCCTGCGCGAAGCCTCGGCAGGCATCGGCCTGCGCGGCGCGCACGGCGGCGTGAGCGTGGATCTGGCGCATCAGTCCACGGATGGCATCAACGCCTGCCTCGGCTTCTACAACCCGTCCAACTACAGCGGCGCCGGCTGCTTCATCGTGCCGGGCACGCATCTGGACCGCGATGGCTACCGCAACAACAGCGCCAGCCTGCGCGCCGATTTCTCGCCCGGCGACGCCTGGACGTTCGATGCGCAGGCCTTCCGCGCCATCGGTCACAACGACTATGACGGCGACTACGTGGACAATTCCGATATCGTCCAGCAGGTCGTCGGCGGCAGCGTGCGCTGGGCGCCGTCCAGCGGGATCCAGTTCAAACTCGGCATGGGCCGAAATACGGATGATTCCGACAATTCCCTCGGCAACATCTTTGCCAACCGATACAGCACCACCCGCGACAGCGCCAACCTGCAGGGCGACTTCACCGTGTCACCGGGCCAGGTGCTTACCGCAGGCCTCGATTGGCTGCGTGACCGCGCCAACGTGATCGACCCGTGGTTGCCGCCCTACGCGCCCACGCGCGGCAATCGCGCCGGCTTTATCCAGTATCAGGGCGACTTCGGCGCACAGGACTGGCAGGTGTCCGTGCGCCGCGACAACAACGACCAGTTCGGCGGGCACACCACCGGCAGCATCGCCTGGGGCATGGACATCGGCGCGGGCTGGCGCGTCACCGCCAGCCACGGCACCGCGTTCAAGGCGCCCAGCTTCAACGAGCTGTACTACCCCGGCTTCAGCAACCCGTTGCTGCGCCCGGAGGATTCACGCAGCAGCGAACTCTCGCTGGCGCGCAGCGGCGACGACTGGCAGGTACAGGCCAACGCCTATCAGACGCGCATCAACGACTTGATCGCCTACGATGCATTGGCCGGCAAGCCCAACAACGTGGAGACCGCGCGCATTCGCGGCGTGGAGCTGACCGGCAGCGCGCAGCTTGGCCAGTGGCATGTGCGGGGCCAGCTGGGTTGGCTGGAAACCCGCAACCTCAGCGCCGGTTTCAACCACGGCAAGCACCTTGCACGTCGCCCGTCGCGCAGCGTGCGGCTGGACCTGGATCGCGACATCGGCAACTGGGGCGTCGGCATTTCCGGCATTGGCGAATCCGCGCGCTGGGACGACGTGGGCAACACCGCGCGCGTGGGCGGCTACGGCACGGTCGATGCGCGCGTGTCCTGGCGCTTCAGCCCGGCGTGGACGCTGCAGGCGAACGTGGCCAATGCATTCGACCGGCGCCATGAAACCAGCGCGTGGTACGCCCAGCCCGGTCGCGAGTACGCACTCAGCCTGCGCTGGCAACCCGAATAA
- a CDS encoding putative bifunctional diguanylate cyclase/phosphodiesterase: protein MRMQTPAPNRIAGFLLLALAIPLLVWQAVPGQQLALDPPQFLAIHSVLEILAVVLAVLVFVTGIGTAEARRSTRTMELGGAFLAVALFDMLHLLAYVGMPELGSANSPHKAILFWLLARYAAAIGLLAYVLLAERPAPRSPWIRSAWFAGVLLLVAAVAWLPLTNPTRITLMYADEQGLTPLKVGMEWGAFALYLGAALLLVLRRKAITGCEFGSLLLALLLMAVSELFASLYGRVASSANLLGHLYKLAAYCFLYRAIYAEAVNRPFRQMRHMLAHDSLTGLPNRTAFTERLAQLKLRGGALLLLDLDHFQNVNDTLGHEQGDRLLVMIAARIRECLPPGACVARFSGDEFVIHLDGVALAEARHVGDALLLALAREFEIDDDRVGIGASIGLVVFSGGEGSVSTWMRQVDLAMHQAKQAGRNCLVVFTEELDKGFQRRALLEARLRHALERKELALHYQPKWEIESGRLTGWEALLRWNSPELGSVRPDEFIAVAERSGMILPIGDWVLREACRQLREWRMEGLPTGSVAVNLSARQFRQRDLAEEVSKVLRDTGLQPADLELEITESALMDDLSAATVVLVDLERLGVRISIDDFGTGYSSLSYLKTFPIHCLKIDRSFISDIPGNENDVAIVRTIIALARSLGLTVVAEGVENHAQFAYLRDNRCDQAQGYLFFPPLPPAECRDLLRACQRLAQDA, encoded by the coding sequence ATGCGAATGCAAACACCGGCGCCGAATCGGATCGCTGGATTCCTGCTGCTGGCGCTGGCGATTCCACTGCTGGTCTGGCAAGCCGTGCCGGGTCAGCAGCTGGCCCTCGATCCGCCGCAGTTCCTGGCGATCCATTCGGTGCTGGAAATCCTCGCCGTGGTGCTGGCGGTGCTGGTCTTCGTCACCGGCATCGGCACGGCCGAAGCACGGCGTTCCACCCGCACGATGGAGCTGGGCGGTGCCTTCCTCGCGGTTGCTCTGTTCGACATGCTGCACCTGCTCGCCTACGTGGGGATGCCGGAGCTTGGCAGCGCCAATTCGCCGCACAAGGCGATCCTGTTCTGGTTGCTGGCCCGCTATGCCGCGGCGATCGGGCTGCTTGCCTATGTGTTGCTGGCGGAACGGCCGGCGCCGCGTTCGCCCTGGATACGCAGTGCCTGGTTTGCCGGCGTGTTGCTGCTGGTGGCTGCCGTGGCGTGGCTGCCATTGACCAACCCGACCCGCATCACGCTCATGTATGCGGATGAGCAGGGGCTGACCCCGCTCAAGGTAGGCATGGAGTGGGGCGCGTTTGCCCTGTACCTTGGCGCGGCCTTGCTGCTGGTGCTGCGGCGCAAGGCCATCACCGGCTGCGAATTCGGCAGCCTGCTGCTGGCCTTGCTGTTGATGGCGGTGAGCGAGCTGTTTGCGTCGCTGTACGGGCGCGTGGCCAGTTCGGCCAACTTGTTGGGCCATCTGTACAAGCTGGCGGCGTATTGCTTCCTGTATCGCGCCATTTATGCCGAGGCGGTGAACCGGCCCTTCCGGCAGATGCGGCACATGCTGGCCCACGATTCACTGACCGGTCTGCCCAATCGCACGGCCTTCACCGAGCGGCTTGCGCAATTGAAGTTGCGCGGGGGCGCACTGCTGCTGCTGGATCTGGATCATTTCCAGAACGTCAACGACACGCTGGGCCACGAGCAGGGGGATCGGTTGCTGGTGATGATCGCCGCGCGCATTCGCGAATGCCTGCCGCCCGGTGCCTGCGTGGCCCGGTTCAGCGGCGACGAGTTCGTGATCCACCTGGATGGCGTGGCGCTGGCGGAGGCCAGGCATGTGGGTGATGCGTTGCTGCTGGCGCTGGCGCGCGAGTTCGAGATCGACGATGACCGTGTGGGGATCGGAGCCAGTATCGGTCTGGTGGTGTTTTCCGGCGGCGAGGGATCGGTCAGCACATGGATGCGGCAAGTCGATCTGGCGATGCACCAGGCCAAGCAGGCCGGGCGCAATTGCCTGGTGGTGTTTACCGAGGAACTGGACAAGGGGTTCCAGCGCCGCGCATTGCTTGAGGCACGCCTGCGCCACGCGCTGGAGCGCAAGGAACTGGCGCTGCATTACCAGCCGAAGTGGGAGATCGAATCCGGGCGCCTGACCGGTTGGGAAGCCCTGCTGCGCTGGAATTCCCCCGAGCTTGGCAGCGTGCGTCCGGACGAATTCATCGCGGTGGCCGAGCGCAGCGGGATGATCCTGCCGATTGGTGATTGGGTGCTGCGCGAGGCCTGCCGCCAATTGCGCGAATGGCGGATGGAAGGGCTGCCCACGGGAAGCGTGGCGGTGAACCTGTCGGCGCGGCAATTCCGCCAGCGTGATCTCGCCGAGGAAGTCAGCAAGGTGCTGCGCGACACCGGCCTGCAGCCGGCTGACCTGGAGCTGGAAATCACCGAATCGGCGCTGATGGATGACCTGTCCGCGGCGACCGTGGTGCTGGTCGATCTGGAGCGATTGGGGGTGCGCATCTCCATCGATGATTTCGGCACCGGGTATTCGTCGCTGAGCTACCTCAAGACGTTTCCCATCCATTGTCTGAAAATCGATCGCTCCTTCATCTCCGACATTCCGGGCAATGAAAACGATGTCGCCATCGTGCGAACCATCATCGCGCTGGCGCGCAGCCTGGGCCTGACGGTGGTGGCCGAGGGGGTGGAGAACCATGCGCAATTCGCCTATCTGCGCGACAACCGCTGCGACCAGGCGCAGGGCTACCTGTTCTTCCCGCCGCTGCCGCCTGCGGAATGCCGCGACCTGCTGCGTGCGTGCCAGCGGCTGGCGCAAGACGCCTGA
- a CDS encoding cytidine deaminase yields the protein MRKPLSGQMSPMHELTTLRALAEQASRQAYAPYSKLRVGAALRSASGQVYAGCNVENASFTIGNCAERAAIAAAVQAEGQGFRLAAIAVTAFTADGSVLPISPCGACRQAMVEFGPQAAVTFRQPDGDWIDVDADALLPFRFILQQPQATNATPAPALAQSLPG from the coding sequence ATGCGAAAACCCTTGTCTGGCCAGATGTCGCCGATGCACGAATTGACCACGTTGCGCGCACTCGCCGAGCAAGCGTCGAGGCAGGCCTATGCGCCCTATTCCAAACTGCGCGTGGGCGCTGCGCTGCGCTCTGCCAGCGGCCAGGTGTATGCGGGCTGCAATGTCGAGAACGCCTCGTTCACCATCGGCAACTGCGCCGAGCGCGCGGCAATTGCCGCTGCCGTGCAGGCGGAAGGACAAGGGTTTCGCCTTGCCGCGATCGCGGTTACCGCGTTCACCGCCGACGGAAGCGTGCTGCCGATTTCACCCTGCGGCGCGTGCCGGCAGGCCATGGTCGAATTCGGCCCGCAGGCCGCCGTGACCTTCCGCCAGCCCGATGGCGACTGGATTGACGTGGACGCCGATGCACTGCTGCCGTTCCGCTTCATCCTGCAGCAGCCACAGGCAACCAATGCCACGCCGGCACCGGCGCTGGCGCAGTCTCTCCCAGGGTAA
- a CDS encoding thymidine phosphorylase — MTSWPAASLIRAKREGGRLDATQWHALAEGIAGEAWSEGQIGAFAMAVAWRGLDAAECRDFTFALRDSGRRMHWRDLPGPVLDKHSTGGVGDCVSLALAPLVAACGGYVPMISGRGLGHTGGTLDKLESLPGYDVNPDPARLARVVREVGCAIVGQSADLVPADRRLYAVRDVTATVDVPELIVASILSKKLAGGAQALVLDIKTGSGAQTPALADAEALASRMQAVAAGSGLALSVALTDMGQVLGREAGNALELRAVLDLLSGRPGCPRLRALTLELSAGLLCIGGIASCREDALRRLQLALQSGAAAERFARMVAGLGGPADLLEHPQRYLPQAPVQRRVPAHADGFVRAIDVRALGECVVDLGGGRRMPGAAIDHAVGLAEVRGRGERLAFGETLAVVHARSEADADAAEARVQAAFTLGETAPAPVPAWHWLPVAAAG; from the coding sequence ATGACGTCCTGGCCTGCCGCGAGCCTGATCCGCGCCAAGCGCGAAGGGGGGCGTCTGGATGCGACGCAATGGCATGCGCTTGCCGAGGGGATTGCCGGCGAGGCGTGGAGTGAGGGCCAGATCGGTGCTTTCGCGATGGCGGTGGCGTGGCGCGGGCTGGATGCGGCCGAGTGCCGCGACTTCACCTTCGCGCTGCGCGATTCCGGTCGCCGCATGCACTGGCGCGACCTGCCGGGCCCGGTGCTGGACAAGCATTCCACCGGCGGCGTGGGCGACTGCGTGAGCCTGGCGCTGGCGCCGCTGGTGGCGGCCTGCGGCGGCTACGTGCCGATGATTTCCGGTCGCGGGCTGGGGCATACCGGTGGCACGCTGGACAAGCTGGAAAGCCTGCCCGGCTACGACGTGAATCCCGACCCCGCGCGGCTGGCGCGGGTGGTGCGCGAGGTCGGCTGCGCCATCGTCGGCCAGAGCGCCGACCTGGTGCCGGCCGACCGCCGCCTGTATGCGGTGCGCGACGTCACCGCCACCGTCGACGTGCCCGAGCTCATCGTGGCCTCGATTCTGTCGAAGAAGCTGGCAGGCGGCGCGCAGGCGCTGGTGCTGGACATCAAGACCGGCAGTGGGGCGCAGACGCCTGCGCTGGCCGATGCCGAAGCGCTGGCATCACGCATGCAGGCGGTTGCTGCCGGCAGCGGCCTGGCCCTGTCGGTGGCCTTGACCGACATGGGGCAGGTGTTGGGGCGTGAAGCGGGCAATGCGCTGGAGCTGCGCGCCGTCCTTGATTTGCTGTCGGGGCGCCCGGGATGCCCGCGCTTGCGCGCGCTGACGCTGGAGTTGTCGGCCGGCTTGCTCTGCATCGGCGGCATCGCCAGTTGCCGTGAAGATGCGTTGCGGCGGCTGCAGCTGGCGTTGCAAAGTGGCGCCGCTGCGGAGCGCTTCGCGCGCATGGTGGCCGGGTTGGGCGGCCCGGCCGACCTGCTGGAGCACCCGCAGCGGTACTTGCCGCAGGCACCGGTGCAGCGCCGCGTGCCGGCGCACGCCGACGGCTTCGTGCGGGCCATCGACGTGCGTGCGCTGGGCGAATGCGTGGTGGACCTGGGTGGCGGCCGGCGCATGCCGGGCGCGGCGATCGATCACGCGGTGGGCTTGGCCGAGGTGCGTGGGCGCGGCGAGAGGCTGGCGTTCGGCGAGACGCTTGCCGTCGTGCATGCGCGCAGCGAAGCAGACGCCGACGCCGCAGAGGCGCGGGTGCAGGCGGCGTTTACCCTGGGAGAGACTGCGCCAGCGCCGGTGCCGGCGTGGCATTGGTTGCCTGTGGCTGCTGCAGGATGA
- a CDS encoding CsbD family protein, whose translation MNNDRIKGQWRQIAGKIQERYGMAKDDAEKQVADFIESL comes from the coding sequence ATGAACAACGATCGCATCAAGGGCCAGTGGAGGCAGATTGCCGGCAAGATCCAGGAACGCTATGGCATGGCCAAGGACGACGCCGAAAAACAGGTCGCCGATTTCATCGAATCGCTCTGA
- a CDS encoding DUF1328 domain-containing protein, whose protein sequence is MLHYAIVFFVVALIAGFLGFFAIAGTAAWIAKILFIVFLILFVVSLVTGRRPRV, encoded by the coding sequence ATGTTGCACTACGCCATCGTGTTTTTCGTGGTCGCACTGATCGCCGGCTTTCTGGGATTTTTCGCCATCGCCGGCACGGCCGCATGGATCGCCAAGATCCTGTTCATCGTTTTCCTGATCCTGTTCGTGGTCTCGCTGGTCACCGGCCGGCGTCCGCGCGTTTGA
- a CDS encoding cation-translocating P-type ATPase, with protein MNATRPPSIRDLQGLSGEEAARRLAVNGPNMLPGTSPKTFIGIVLGILVEPMFLMLLVAGGLYLALGDKAEAIFLLSFVFVVIGITVTQERKTQRAIESLRDLSAPRALVMREGQELRIPGRDVVLGDLLILHEGDRISADATLIDGQLDANESLLTGEAVPVAKLPGGERNLLFASTLVTRGVGLAEVTATAAATAVGQIGEALAGAEEPRSGLQLASRRLVRNLTVGGLILAALYFLINWLWNAQGLLESLLAGIALTMAILPEEIPVILTVFLALGAWRISQRKVLTRRVPSVEALGAISVLAVDKTGTLTENRMQVAELQLQSMHFVHAGAEELIEPFHELVEFAMLATPADPFDPMEKAIQQFGLHWLNGTEHVHAAWSPGFEYGLSPDILAMTRVFPIGMTTQHMLATKGAPEAVVDLCHLDAADAKRVLAQAEAMAARGLRVLGVARGRWQGESPPHSQHDFDFQFLGLLGFVDPPRPEVPAAIAECRAAGIRIIMLTGDHPATAMAIAREVGLSERADVITGAEIDTLEDPALRARLRHVDVCARLKPVQKLRLVRLLREDGEVVAMTGDGVNDAPALKAADVGIAMGKRGTDVARESAALVLLDDSFASIVAAIRQGRRIYDNITKATRFVFAVHMPIIALTLVPSLLHWPVMLMPVHIVLLELLIDPSCSIVFEAEPEADDIMQRPPRALADSPFAAGNIAAAAVQGIGAAGILLAGYGSMLALGIDVAHSRTAVFIALILGLFALILANRHPDHPLMAHSGMRNRWLRLMFLGIVLLLTLAVGVPYLRDVMGLSVPTAVTLAGSAILLALTFMWLEGLRLALRLLGRHAATAPARPIP; from the coding sequence ATGAATGCAACGCGCCCACCCTCGATCCGGGATCTTCAAGGCCTCAGCGGCGAGGAGGCCGCACGCCGGCTCGCCGTGAACGGACCCAATATGCTGCCCGGAACCAGCCCCAAGACGTTCATCGGCATTGTCCTCGGGATTCTGGTCGAGCCGATGTTCCTCATGCTGCTTGTCGCTGGCGGGCTCTATCTGGCCTTGGGCGACAAAGCCGAAGCGATCTTCCTGTTGAGTTTCGTATTCGTGGTGATTGGCATCACCGTGACCCAGGAGCGCAAGACCCAGCGGGCAATTGAATCATTGCGGGATTTGTCGGCGCCACGCGCACTGGTCATGCGTGAAGGCCAGGAATTGCGCATCCCGGGCCGGGATGTCGTCCTCGGCGATCTGCTCATCCTGCATGAAGGGGACCGTATTTCTGCGGATGCGACCCTGATCGATGGCCAGCTTGACGCCAACGAATCGCTGCTGACCGGCGAGGCGGTGCCGGTGGCGAAGTTGCCCGGAGGCGAACGCAACCTGTTGTTCGCGAGCACCCTGGTCACGCGCGGCGTGGGGCTCGCCGAAGTGACCGCGACGGCGGCTGCGACAGCGGTCGGGCAGATTGGCGAGGCATTGGCGGGAGCCGAAGAGCCGCGTTCCGGCCTGCAGCTCGCCTCGCGCCGCCTGGTGCGCAACCTGACCGTGGGCGGACTGATCCTTGCCGCGCTCTATTTCCTCATCAACTGGCTGTGGAATGCGCAAGGGCTGCTGGAAAGCCTGCTTGCCGGCATCGCGCTGACCATGGCCATCCTGCCCGAGGAGATCCCGGTCATCCTCACTGTCTTCCTCGCGCTCGGGGCGTGGCGGATCTCGCAACGCAAGGTACTGACCCGGCGCGTGCCGTCAGTCGAGGCGCTTGGTGCAATTTCAGTGCTGGCGGTGGACAAAACCGGCACGCTCACCGAGAACCGCATGCAGGTGGCCGAGTTGCAGCTGCAAAGCATGCATTTTGTCCACGCGGGAGCGGAGGAACTCATCGAGCCGTTCCACGAGTTGGTGGAATTCGCCATGCTCGCAACGCCCGCCGATCCCTTTGATCCGATGGAGAAAGCGATCCAGCAATTCGGCCTGCACTGGCTGAATGGCACCGAGCATGTGCATGCGGCGTGGTCGCCCGGTTTCGAGTATGGGCTGTCGCCGGATATCCTCGCGATGACGCGCGTTTTCCCGATCGGCATGACCACGCAGCACATGCTGGCGACCAAGGGCGCGCCAGAGGCGGTTGTGGATCTTTGCCATCTGGATGCCGCCGACGCGAAGAGGGTATTGGCCCAGGCGGAAGCAATGGCCGCGCGCGGCCTTCGAGTGCTGGGCGTTGCGCGTGGACGCTGGCAAGGCGAGTCACCGCCTCACAGTCAGCATGATTTCGATTTCCAATTCCTCGGCCTGCTCGGCTTTGTCGATCCGCCACGGCCCGAGGTGCCGGCGGCGATCGCCGAGTGCCGTGCGGCTGGCATTCGCATCATCATGCTGACCGGCGACCATCCGGCCACCGCCATGGCGATCGCCCGTGAAGTCGGCCTCAGTGAACGAGCGGACGTCATCACCGGTGCCGAGATCGATACGCTCGAAGATCCGGCCTTGCGTGCGCGCTTGCGCCATGTCGACGTGTGCGCGCGGCTGAAGCCAGTGCAGAAACTGCGTCTGGTCCGTCTGCTGCGCGAGGATGGCGAAGTCGTTGCCATGACCGGCGACGGCGTCAATGATGCGCCGGCGCTGAAAGCTGCCGATGTCGGCATCGCCATGGGCAAGCGCGGCACCGACGTCGCCCGCGAATCGGCGGCCCTGGTCTTGCTGGATGACAGTTTTGCCAGCATCGTCGCGGCGATCCGGCAAGGGCGACGCATCTACGACAACATCACCAAGGCGACTCGCTTCGTGTTTGCCGTGCATATGCCGATCATTGCGCTGACGCTGGTGCCTTCGCTGCTGCACTGGCCGGTGATGCTGATGCCGGTGCACATCGTCCTGCTGGAACTGCTGATCGATCCGTCGTGCTCGATCGTGTTCGAGGCCGAGCCGGAAGCCGATGACATCATGCAGCGGCCGCCGCGTGCATTGGCGGACTCGCCGTTCGCCGCCGGTAATATTGCCGCAGCCGCCGTGCAGGGTATCGGCGCAGCCGGCATCCTGCTTGCTGGCTATGGCAGCATGCTTGCCCTGGGCATCGATGTGGCGCATAGCCGCACGGCAGTCTTCATCGCGCTCATCCTTGGCTTGTTCGCTCTGATCCTCGCCAATCGCCATCCGGATCATCCCCTGATGGCGCACAGCGGAATGCGCAACCGTTGGCTGAGGCTGATGTTCCTCGGCATCGTGCTGCTGCTGACATTGGCGGTTGGCGTGCCTTATCTGCGCGACGTCATGGGTCTTTCAGTACCGACCGCGGTCACTCTGGCCGGTTCGGCAATCCTGCTCGCGCTGACCTTCATGTGGCTGGAAGGATTGCGCCTGGCGCTGCGCTTGCTTGGTCGCCACGCCGCAACGGCTCCTGCAAGACCGATCCCATGA
- the glmS gene encoding glutamine--fructose-6-phosphate transaminase (isomerizing) — MCGIVGAIASRDVVPLLVEGLKRLEYRGYDSAGIAVVVADAVRRVRRTGRVAEMASAALAEGFDATLGIGHTRWATHGGVTETNAHPHISHGDLALVHNGIIENHEMQRERLRALGYAFTSQTDTEVVAHLIHHHRSQGKSLLGALQSAVKELHGAYALAVIDRRDPSTLVAARMGCPLLVGLGEGENFVASDVSAIVSATRRVIFLEEGDTAELTCAGVRVFDADDAPVQRDVHVSDVSLASLELGPYRHFMQKEIHEQPRAIGDTIEGILDAGGFGPALFGKDAAQLLADVDSVQILACGTSFYAGLTARYWIEDISGIPCAVDIASEYRYRKVVANPRQLIVTISQSGETLDTMEALKYAKAQGQGRTLSICNVPESAIPRASRMLFLTRAGAEIGVASTKAFTTQLVALFVLACTLGKLRGRVDGAQEAGFLDALRHLPGSVQHALNLEPQVASWAEKFAPRQHALFLGRGTHYPIALEGALKLKEISYIHAEGYPAGELKHGPLALVDTQMPVVVIAPNDSLLEKVKSNIQEVRARGGEMFVFTDADSSFSESEGVHVIRTPRHVGLLSPIVHAIPVQLLAYHTALARGTDVDKPRNLAKSVTVE; from the coding sequence ATGTGTGGAATCGTCGGTGCCATCGCCAGCCGTGACGTGGTTCCGCTGCTGGTCGAAGGCCTCAAGCGGCTTGAATACCGGGGCTACGACTCGGCGGGGATCGCGGTGGTGGTGGCCGATGCGGTGCGCCGCGTGCGCCGGACCGGGCGCGTGGCGGAGATGGCGTCGGCGGCGCTGGCGGAAGGGTTCGACGCCACCCTCGGCATCGGCCATACCCGCTGGGCGACCCACGGCGGCGTGACCGAAACCAACGCCCATCCGCATATCAGCCACGGCGATCTGGCGCTGGTGCACAACGGCATCATCGAGAACCACGAGATGCAGCGCGAACGCCTGCGCGCGCTGGGCTACGCGTTCACCTCGCAGACTGATACCGAGGTGGTGGCGCACCTGATCCACCATCACCGCAGCCAGGGCAAAAGCCTGCTGGGCGCGCTGCAGAGCGCAGTGAAAGAGCTGCATGGCGCCTATGCGCTGGCGGTGATCGACCGGCGCGACCCGTCAACGCTGGTGGCGGCGCGCATGGGTTGCCCGCTGCTGGTGGGGCTGGGCGAGGGCGAGAATTTCGTGGCGTCCGATGTGTCCGCCATCGTGTCTGCAACCCGGCGGGTGATCTTCCTGGAGGAGGGCGACACCGCCGAGCTGACCTGCGCCGGCGTGCGCGTGTTCGATGCCGATGATGCGCCGGTGCAGCGCGACGTGCACGTCTCCGACGTGTCGCTGGCGTCGCTGGAGCTGGGCCCGTACCGGCACTTCATGCAGAAGGAAATCCACGAGCAGCCGCGCGCGATCGGCGACACCATCGAAGGCATCCTGGACGCCGGGGGCTTCGGGCCGGCGCTGTTCGGAAAGGATGCGGCGCAGTTGCTGGCGGATGTCGATTCCGTGCAGATCCTCGCCTGCGGCACCAGCTTTTACGCGGGGCTGACCGCGCGCTACTGGATCGAGGACATCAGCGGTATTCCCTGTGCGGTGGATATCGCCAGCGAATACCGTTACCGCAAGGTGGTGGCGAATCCGCGCCAGCTCATCGTCACCATTTCCCAGTCCGGTGAAACGCTGGACACGATGGAGGCGCTGAAGTACGCAAAAGCCCAGGGCCAGGGCAGGACGCTGTCGATCTGCAACGTGCCGGAAAGCGCCATTCCGCGCGCCAGCCGGATGCTGTTCCTGACCCGTGCCGGCGCCGAGATCGGCGTGGCCTCCACCAAGGCATTCACTACCCAGCTGGTGGCCCTGTTCGTGCTGGCGTGCACGTTGGGCAAACTGCGCGGGCGCGTTGATGGAGCGCAGGAAGCCGGCTTCCTCGATGCGCTGCGCCACCTGCCCGGCAGCGTGCAGCACGCGCTCAACCTGGAGCCGCAGGTGGCGTCGTGGGCGGAAAAATTCGCGCCGCGCCAGCACGCGCTGTTCCTCGGCCGCGGCACGCACTATCCGATCGCGCTGGAGGGTGCGCTCAAGCTCAAGGAAATCTCCTATATCCACGCCGAAGGCTACCCGGCCGGCGAGCTCAAGCACGGCCCGCTGGCGCTGGTGGACACGCAGATGCCGGTGGTGGTGATTGCCCCGAACGACAGCCTGCTGGAAAAGGTGAAATCCAACATCCAGGAAGTGCGCGCACGCGGCGGCGAGATGTTCGTGTTCACCGACGCCGACAGCAGCTTCAGCGAATCCGAGGGCGTCCACGTGATCCGCACCCCGCGCCATGTGGGCTTGTTGTCGCCGATCGTCCACGCCATTCCCGTGCAACTGCTGGCCTATCACACCGCCTTGGCGCGCGGCACCGACGTGGACAAGCCGCGCAACCTTGCCAAGTCGGTGACCGTGGAGTGA